The sequence below is a genomic window from Brevibacillus laterosporus.
CTACGCTATGGATGTATTAGCTTCCCTGCGAGTAGTTGATATCGACCAGATTTGCTTTCATGAAGCTCATGAAGAAGCGCGTCTTCTACATACTTGCCAATTAATACAGGATGAAGGGGTACTTAGACATACACCTCTTGCTTCACAATTGAGCGATGGTCGCTATCTGATTCTGGACGGTGCTCATCGGACTCTTGCACTGAAAAAATTACAATGCAGTCGGGCTGTTGTTCAAATGGTACATCTGGATAACTGTCATTTGGGAGCATGGAATCATCTGTTGCCAGTGGGAGAGTGGATGAGCCAGTTGAAGAATCATGCTGCTCTATATTGGTCGAAGGAAAGCGAAAATCAATATGGAGCTCCCTTAGCTGAGTTTATTGAGCATGATGGAAATACAAGCTTTGTATATTCAAAAGCGGGAGATGAAAAGCTCACTCGATTGAAAGACTGGCATAGCATAGTAGATTCCTATAATAACTCTTTTCCTGTAAAACGTTTGCCACAAGATAATGGCTTACAGCTTCCTCTGTTAGGGGAGGTGCTACTCCGTTTTCCGTGTTATAGCTTGCAGCAGTTGGAGGAAATTGCGTTAGCCGGTCACATTATGCCAGCAGGTGTTAC
It includes:
- a CDS encoding transcriptional regulator, coding for MDVLASLRVVDIDQICFHEAHEEARLLHTCQLIQDEGVLRHTPLASQLSDGRYLILDGAHRTLALKKLQCSRAVVQMVHLDNCHLGAWNHLLPVGEWMSQLKNHAALYWSKESENQYGAPLAEFIEHDGNTSFVYSKAGDEKLTRLKDWHSIVDSYNNSFPVKRLPQDNGLQLPLLGEVLLRFPCYSLQQLEEIALAGHIMPAGVTRCMVEGRLLNLRIPLEFLTSQVFQQDEWNELLSRWKKSLRLYSEAVYLCEV